One segment of Brassica napus cultivar Da-Ae chromosome C3, Da-Ae, whole genome shotgun sequence DNA contains the following:
- the LOC106405542 gene encoding protein HAIKU1-like: MDRPRQNDHLGVNKIGKNIRKSHLHQPSVAAHANLAAAAAGPQAQPQVYNINRSDFRSIVQQLTGSPSRESLPRPPQNNSPKPQNTRLQRIRPPPFMQINQPGAPVHHHHPHSLMRPPPPQWHMPQVAQQQPMMGQGDQFGSNTTESPLLGYMPYLQSPLGDAGPSGNQMRPPGHEHQPYMPAHEQPPYMLAQPQPQPQPYMPGHENRPYMPAQAQFQPQQYMPGHEHGPYMPAQPQSQPQPQPYMPGHEHGPYMSAQPQSQPQQYMPAQPQTQPDPYMMHGSQPQMNMQGPLQPSQYPPPPGLVPSQVSRNLPPPQFNGPVPVTPALPSPSFNQMYNGFHSPQYNGFGSLQSPTSQFGLPSPTYPNMLSPRSPYPLLSPGVQYPQPLTPNFSFSQLAQSGSSGPGAGPGLPQPPPSPGLVFPLSPGLFPVPSPSWGDY; the protein is encoded by the coding sequence ATGGATAGGCCTCGACAGAATGATCACTTGGGTGTGAATAAGATTGGGAAGAACATCAGAAAGAGTCATCTCCACCAACCCAGTGTCGCTGCTCATGCTAACTTAGCCGCTGCGGCTGCGGGGCCTCAAGCGCAGCCTCAGGTTTATAACATAAACAGGAGCGACTTTAGAAGTATTGTTCAACAACTTACTGGCTCTCCATCACGAGAAAGCCTCCCTCGGCCTCCTCAGAACAACTCACCAAAGCCTCAGAATACCCGGTTGCAGAGAATTAGACCACCACCCTTTATGCAAATCAACCAGCCTGGGGCTCCtgtacatcatcatcatcctcacaGCTTAATGAGACCACCTCCACCCCAATGGCATATGCCACAAGTCGCACAACAACAACCAATGATGGGCCAGGGGGACCAGTTTGGGTCTAATACAACTGAATCTCCCCTCTTAGGTTATATGCCTTATCTTCAAAGTCCACTTGGTGATGCAGGTCCTAGTGGTAACCAAATGCGGCCGCCAGGTCATGAACATCAGCCTTATATGCCGGCTCATGAACAACCTCCATATATGCTAGCTCAGCCTCAGCCTCAGCCTCAACCATATATGCCAGGTCACGAAAATCGGCCTTATATGCCGGCTCAGGCTCAGTTTCAACCTCAGCAATATATGCCAGGTCACGAACACGGGCCTTATATGCCAGCTCAGCCTCAATCTCAACCTCAACCTCAGCCATATATGCCAGGTCATGAACATGGGCCTTATATGTCAGCTCAACCTCAGTCTCAACCTCAGCAATATATGCCAGCTCAGCCTCAGACACAACCAGATCCATATATGATGCATGGATCGCAACCTCAAATGAATATGCAGGGGCCACTGCAACCTAGTCAGTATCCACCACCACCGGGGCTAGTTCCTAGCCAAGTGTCTCGTAATCTTCCTCCCCCTCAGTTCAATGGTCCTGTACCTGTGACACCCGCTCTACCCTCGCCAAGTTTCAATCAGATGTATAATGGTTTTCATTCTCCTCAGTATAACGGTTTCGGATCACTACAGTCACCTACATCTCAGTTTGGTCTGCCATCTCCTACCTACCCGAATATGTTATCTCCTCGATCACCTTACCCATTGCTGTCACCAGGAGTTCAGTATCCTCAACCACTCACCCCAAACTTCTCGTTTTCACAACTAGCTCAATCAGGAAGTAGTGGACCTGGTGCTGGTCCAGGTCTTCCTCAGCCACCTCCATCTCCAGGGCTCGTGTTCCCTTTATCTCCAGGATTATTCCCAGTCCCAAGTCCAAGTTGGGGTGATTACTAG
- the LOC106405543 gene encoding multiple organellar RNA editing factor 6, mitochondrial-like, giving the protein MANTLSRSTASRVANRFFSTSKSLAPSPSNLISHRSSQTLFHAVGFNPSSSTLDDILQTQKIRPRVVHRSSERHSPRKSRSKFSCRPPTTEISPLPSGCDYKHWLIVIDKPGGEYASKEQMIGCYVQTLAKIVGSKEEAKRNIYNVSCEKYFAFGCEIDEETSNRLKGIPGVRYVLPDSYVDPEYKDYGGELFLNGEVVPRPPERQRRIVRFMTPILRYNDRTRNVRGRESML; this is encoded by the exons ATGGCAAATACCCTCTCCCGCTCTACCGCCTCGCGAGTCGCTAACCGTTTCTTCTCCACCTCCAAATCCCTCGCTCCTTCTCCATCTAACCTCATCTCCCACCGATCCTCACAGACTCTGTTCCACGCCGTCGGATTCAACCCCAGTTCATCCACTCTGGACGACATCCTACAGACACAGAAGATCCGGCCCCGGGTGGTGCATAGGTCCAGTGAACGGCATTCACCCCGCAAGTCCAGATCCAAATTCAGCTGCCGACCACCTACTACTGAGATATCGCCGCTGCCTTCTGGCTGCGACTACAAGCATTGGCTCATCGTCATAGACAAGCCCGGCGGAGAGTACGCTAGTAAAGAGCAAATGATCGGTTGCTATGTTCAAACCCTAGCCAAAATTGTCGGCAG TAAGGAAGAAGCTAAGAGGAATATCTACAATGTTTCTTGCGAGAAGTATTTTGCGTTTGGATGTGAGATCGATGAGGAGACATCAAACAGACTTAAAG GAATACCTGGTGTTCGCTACGTGCTTCCAGACTCTTATGTTGATCCAGAGTACAAAGACTACGGAG GTGAGTTGTTTTTGAACGGAGAAGTAGTTCCACGTCCTCCAGAGAGACAGAGGAGGATTGTGAGGTTCATGACTCCAATACTGAGGTACAATGACCGAACCAGAAATGTCCGGGGGAGAGAGAGCATGCTTTAG